From Streptomyces qinzhouensis, one genomic window encodes:
- a CDS encoding ABC transporter permease, protein MTQPASAARQDAPNLVKTPPQQEPKGSGPAFGLRLDLRNLSLLGVLAALIVVGGFTKPDEFLAISNLQLVLTQASIIGVVTVGMTFVITSGGIDLSVGAMVALASVWATTLATQEYGFAGILFTAIVVGVGCGLVNGVLIAYGGLVPFIATIAMLASARGLALQITDGKTQIVTVDSVLDLGVKDAYVLGIPPLVLIFAAVVVIGWLVLNRTTFGRRTFAVGGNPEAARLAGIDVRRQRLYLYVLSGLCCGIAAFMLIVLAGSGQNTNGNLYELDAIAAAIIGGTLLSGGRGTVVGSVLGVLIFTTITNIFALNNLETAVQQIAKGAIIVVAVLVQHHTLRRRGQT, encoded by the coding sequence ATGACGCAGCCCGCATCCGCGGCGCGCCAGGACGCGCCGAACCTGGTGAAGACACCGCCGCAACAGGAACCGAAGGGGTCGGGACCCGCCTTCGGGCTCCGGCTCGACCTCCGCAATCTGTCCCTGCTCGGGGTGCTCGCCGCCCTCATCGTGGTCGGCGGCTTCACCAAGCCGGACGAGTTCCTCGCCATCAGCAATCTCCAACTGGTGCTGACCCAGGCTTCGATCATCGGGGTCGTCACCGTCGGCATGACCTTCGTCATCACCAGCGGCGGCATCGATCTGTCGGTCGGGGCGATGGTGGCCCTGGCGTCCGTCTGGGCGACGACCCTGGCCACCCAGGAGTACGGCTTCGCGGGCATCCTCTTCACCGCGATCGTCGTCGGGGTCGGCTGCGGCCTGGTGAACGGGGTGCTGATCGCCTACGGCGGTCTCGTCCCCTTCATCGCGACCATCGCGATGCTCGCCTCCGCCCGCGGTCTCGCCCTCCAGATCACCGACGGCAAGACCCAGATCGTGACCGTCGACTCCGTACTCGACCTCGGCGTGAAGGACGCCTATGTGCTGGGCATCCCGCCGCTGGTGCTGATCTTCGCCGCGGTGGTCGTCATCGGCTGGCTGGTGCTCAACCGCACCACCTTCGGCCGTCGCACCTTCGCCGTCGGCGGCAACCCGGAGGCGGCCCGGCTCGCCGGGATCGACGTCCGCCGCCAGCGCCTCTACCTCTACGTCCTGTCCGGACTCTGCTGCGGTATCGCCGCCTTCATGCTGATCGTGCTCGCCGGCTCCGGCCAGAACACCAACGGCAACCTGTACGAGCTGGACGCGATCGCCGCGGCCATCATCGGCGGCACCCTGCTCAGCGGCGGCCGAGGCACCGTCGTCGGCTCCGTCCTCGGTGTCCTGATCTTCACCACGATCACCAATATCTTCGCCCTCAACAACCTGGAGACGGCCGTCCAGCAGATCGCCAAGGGCGCGATCATCGTCGTCGCGGTGCTGGTGCAGCACCACACGCTCCGCCGCCGCGGCCAGACCTGA
- a CDS encoding substrate-binding domain-containing protein, producing the protein MPEFSAPSRRGILFGTAAVSAGALITGCTSNEPEKKDSAAPANAPVADGAPGKAVTIGFAGPQADHGWLNAINDNAKQRAKKYSDVTLEITEGSNDTAAQIGQVQTLINKKVDVLVILPADGKALTQVGLQAMKAGIPVINLDRIFASPQAYRCWIGGDNYGMGLNAGNYIGEQLKDKPDAKVVELAGVDNLELTKQRTQGFDDALKNYPNIRKVARQAADFTVESGQAKMAQLLQAQSDFDALWNHDDDQGVGALRAIAQAGRKDFIMVGGAGAKSAMDAIKADNSVLKATVLYPPTMAASAIDIARAVAQGKGVGGMAEMEIPASITLYSAVVTKDNVAQYLPTGFI; encoded by the coding sequence ATGCCCGAATTCTCAGCACCCTCCCGCAGAGGAATCCTCTTCGGAACCGCGGCCGTCTCCGCCGGCGCCCTGATCACCGGCTGTACCAGCAACGAGCCCGAGAAGAAGGACTCGGCCGCCCCCGCCAACGCCCCGGTCGCCGACGGCGCCCCCGGGAAGGCCGTCACCATCGGCTTCGCCGGGCCGCAGGCCGACCACGGCTGGCTCAACGCCATCAACGACAACGCCAAGCAGCGGGCGAAGAAGTACTCGGACGTCACCCTGGAGATCACCGAGGGGTCCAATGACACCGCCGCCCAGATCGGCCAGGTGCAGACCCTGATCAACAAGAAGGTCGACGTCCTCGTCATCCTCCCCGCCGACGGCAAGGCGCTGACCCAGGTCGGCCTCCAGGCCATGAAGGCCGGCATCCCGGTGATCAACCTGGACCGGATCTTCGCCTCGCCGCAGGCCTACCGCTGCTGGATCGGCGGCGACAACTACGGCATGGGCCTGAACGCCGGGAACTACATCGGCGAACAGCTCAAGGACAAGCCCGACGCCAAGGTGGTCGAGCTGGCCGGGGTGGACAACCTCGAACTCACCAAACAGCGCACCCAGGGCTTCGACGACGCCCTCAAGAACTACCCCAACATCAGGAAGGTCGCCCGCCAGGCCGCCGACTTCACCGTCGAGTCCGGCCAGGCCAAGATGGCCCAGCTGCTCCAGGCCCAGTCGGACTTCGACGCCCTCTGGAACCACGACGACGACCAGGGCGTCGGTGCCCTGCGCGCCATCGCCCAGGCCGGCCGCAAGGACTTCATCATGGTCGGCGGAGCCGGGGCCAAGTCCGCCATGGACGCCATCAAGGCCGACAACAGCGTGCTGAAGGCGACCGTGCTCTATCCGCCGACGATGGCCGCTTCCGCCATCGACATCGCGCGCGCCGTCGCCCAGGGCAAGGGGGTGGGCGGCATGGCCGAGATGGAGATCCCCGCTTCGATCACCCTCTACTCGGCCGTCGTCACCAAGGACAACGTCGCCCAGTACCTGCCCACGGGCTTCATCTGA
- a CDS encoding Gfo/Idh/MocA family protein: MAQQESEAAAPTLGVGMVGYAFMGAAHSQGWRNVSRVFDLPVRPVLAAIAGRDPSAVQAAADRHGWAAAETDWRDLIARDDVQLVDICTPGDSHAEIAIAALAAGKHVLCEKPLANSVTEAAAMAAAAEAAAARGQLAMVGFNYRRVPAVAYARQLIAAGRLGALRHLRFTYLQDWLVDPEFPLTWRLRKEHAGSGALGDLGAHIVDLAQYLAGERLLGVSALAQTFVTERPLLEGASAGLADGGPGDGHRPRGRVTVDDAALFNGRLPSGALASFEATRMAAGRKNALRFEINGELGSLAFDLERLNELSFHDHTEPASSSGFKRILVTEADHPYLAAWWPPGHALGYEHTFTHQARDLVEALATGAPASPSFADGLQVQRVLSAVEQSAAHDAVYTPV, from the coding sequence ATGGCACAGCAGGAAAGTGAGGCCGCAGCGCCGACGCTCGGCGTCGGCATGGTCGGATACGCGTTCATGGGCGCCGCCCACTCCCAGGGGTGGCGCAATGTGAGCCGCGTTTTCGATCTGCCGGTCCGGCCGGTGCTCGCCGCGATCGCCGGCCGCGATCCGTCAGCGGTGCAGGCCGCGGCGGACCGGCACGGCTGGGCCGCGGCGGAGACCGACTGGCGCGACCTCATCGCCCGGGACGACGTACAGCTCGTCGACATCTGCACCCCGGGCGACTCCCATGCGGAGATCGCGATCGCCGCCCTGGCGGCGGGCAAACATGTGCTCTGCGAGAAGCCGCTGGCGAACTCGGTGACGGAGGCGGCGGCCATGGCGGCGGCGGCGGAGGCGGCCGCCGCCCGTGGCCAGCTGGCCATGGTGGGCTTCAACTACCGCCGTGTCCCCGCCGTCGCCTACGCCCGGCAACTGATCGCCGCCGGGCGGCTCGGCGCCCTGCGCCATCTGCGCTTCACCTATCTCCAGGACTGGCTGGTCGACCCGGAGTTCCCGCTGACCTGGCGGCTGCGGAAGGAGCACGCGGGCTCCGGCGCGCTCGGCGATCTGGGCGCCCATATCGTCGACCTCGCCCAGTATCTGGCGGGGGAGCGGCTGCTCGGGGTCTCGGCACTGGCGCAGACCTTCGTCACGGAACGCCCCCTGCTCGAGGGTGCGTCCGCCGGGCTCGCGGACGGCGGGCCCGGCGACGGGCACCGGCCCCGGGGCCGGGTGACGGTCGACGACGCGGCCCTGTTCAACGGGCGGCTGCCCTCGGGGGCGCTGGCCTCCTTCGAGGCGACCCGGATGGCCGCGGGCCGCAAGAACGCCCTGCGGTTCGAGATCAACGGTGAACTCGGCTCCCTCGCCTTCGATCTCGAACGGCTCAACGAACTCTCCTTCCACGATCACACCGAGCCCGCGTCGTCCTCCGGTTTCAAGCGGATCCTGGTCACCGAGGCCGACCATCCCTATCTGGCGGCCTGGTGGCCGCCGGGCCATGCCCTCGGCTACGAGCACACCTTCACCCACCAGGCCCGGGACCTGGTCGAGGCGCTGGCGACCGGCGCCCCCGCCTCGCCGTCCTTCGCCGACGGGCTCCAGGTGCAGCGGGTGCTTTCGGCCGTCGAGCAGAGCGCGGCACACGACGCTGTCTACACCCCCGTGTAA